One Micromonospora sp. WMMD812 genomic window carries:
- a CDS encoding beta-phosphoglucomutase family hydrolase, whose translation MLGLPAHVTACLFDLDGVLTQTARVHNAAWTETFDAYLKQRAAATGEPYRPFDPGPDYNRYVDGRPRADGVRTFLASRGIVLPEGSPDDPPDAETVNGVGNRKNVLLLERLRTDGVDVYPGSVTYLKAAVAAGLRRAVVTASANGREVVAAGGLQPLIEDRVDGLVARAEGLRGKPHPDTFLAGARRLGVEPAQAAVFEDALSGVQAGRAGGFGYVVGVDRVGQADELRAHGADVVVTDLAELLDEGRAA comes from the coding sequence GTGCTGGGCCTACCTGCTCATGTGACCGCCTGTCTCTTCGATCTGGACGGAGTGCTGACGCAGACCGCCCGGGTGCACAACGCTGCCTGGACAGAGACGTTCGACGCGTACCTGAAACAGCGTGCCGCGGCCACCGGCGAGCCGTACCGGCCGTTCGACCCCGGCCCGGACTACAACCGGTATGTCGACGGGCGTCCACGCGCCGACGGGGTCCGCACGTTCCTCGCCTCCCGCGGGATCGTGCTCCCCGAAGGCAGCCCGGACGACCCGCCGGACGCCGAGACGGTGAACGGGGTCGGCAACCGCAAGAACGTGCTGCTGCTGGAGCGCCTGCGCACCGACGGGGTCGACGTCTACCCCGGCTCGGTGACCTACCTGAAGGCGGCGGTCGCCGCCGGGCTGCGCCGAGCCGTGGTCACGGCGAGCGCCAACGGCCGCGAAGTCGTCGCCGCCGGCGGCCTCCAGCCGCTGATCGAGGACCGGGTGGACGGTCTGGTCGCCCGGGCCGAGGGGCTGCGCGGCAAGCCCCATCCGGACACCTTCCTGGCCGGGGCGCGGCGGCTCGGCGTCGAGCCCGCTCAGGCGGCGGTCTTCGAGGACGCCCTCTCCGGCGTGCAGGCCGGTCGGGCCGGCGGCTTCGGCTACGTGGTCGGGGTCGACCGGGTGGGCCAGGCCGACGAGCTGCGGGCTCACGGCGCCGACGTGGTGGTCACCGATCTCGCCGAGCTGCTGGACGAAGGGCGCGCCGCATGA
- a CDS encoding dienelactone hydrolase family protein, translating to MDVKISEVTIPVGEAELPADLVLPSDPVGVVLFAHGSGSSRHSPRNVAVAQVLNRQALGTVLVDLLTPAEDAVDARTAELRFDIGLLADRLSGIVDWLGTEPSTRGLPIGLFGASTGAAAALVSAAARPDQVRAVVSRGGRPDLAGPALSAVRAPTLLLVGGLDDQVITLNEQARDALPGSVKLSIVPGATHLFEEPGTLDQVADAATTWFATHLRR from the coding sequence ATGGACGTGAAGATCAGCGAGGTGACGATCCCGGTCGGGGAGGCGGAGCTTCCGGCCGACCTGGTCCTCCCCAGCGACCCGGTCGGGGTGGTGCTCTTCGCACACGGCAGCGGCAGTTCGCGGCACAGCCCCCGGAACGTGGCGGTGGCCCAGGTGCTCAACCGGCAGGCGCTCGGCACCGTGCTGGTCGACCTGCTCACCCCGGCCGAGGACGCGGTGGACGCCCGCACCGCCGAACTCCGCTTCGACATCGGGCTCCTCGCCGACCGGCTGTCCGGCATCGTCGACTGGCTGGGCACCGAGCCGTCGACGCGCGGGCTCCCGATCGGTCTCTTCGGTGCCAGCACCGGCGCCGCCGCGGCCCTGGTCAGCGCGGCGGCCCGCCCCGACCAGGTGCGCGCCGTGGTCTCCCGGGGCGGCCGGCCGGACCTGGCCGGTCCCGCGCTCTCCGCCGTACGCGCCCCGACGCTGCTGCTGGTCGGCGGCCTGGACGACCAGGTGATCACGCTCAACGAGCAGGCGCGCGACGCCCTGCCGGGCTCGGTGAAGCTGAGCATCGTGCCCGGCGCCACCCATCTCTTCGAGGAGCCGGGCACCCTGGACCAGGTCGCCGACGCCGCCACCACCTGGTTCGCCACCCACCTACGCCGGTGA
- a CDS encoding FUSC family protein: protein MAQDRPAAEPARSPLGAVAERGGEHVARARHLGGEAGKIRLRQLEVTGVIAVQSGLASALAALLAQHLLGPGAHVFAPAAAVATIATAIGQRARRTFELLAGVGLGIVIGDLLRFALGSGPWQTGLVVALAIATALLVAGRGGALVGQAGGTAVLISTLAPMERGLEVPRILDALVGTGIGLLVVALLLPVNPIRVLDRAATPIFDTVTQQLDTIAAALRQRDAHQAIGALERLRGLEADVGRLNEALSGAEEVVTLAPARWHRRAQYHRYARGATHLERFALDVRVLARWSSTAIQYDEPIPEELPAAMTRLGQAARVLREDCSRGEKSGRTRALTLEAADLAGRAWAEGVRSFGEALITDLRAASSDLLRADGYEPEEANRLVRTSAGAGEAAVRPPVHRRLHRTGQRRFSTGADGMARRSALRASLGRRTGRARGIGRAGLPRRGSPAR from the coding sequence ATGGCCCAGGACCGTCCCGCCGCCGAGCCCGCGCGGTCGCCGCTCGGCGCGGTGGCCGAGCGGGGCGGTGAGCACGTGGCGCGGGCCCGGCACCTCGGCGGTGAGGCAGGAAAGATCCGGCTGCGCCAGCTTGAGGTCACCGGCGTGATCGCGGTGCAGTCCGGACTGGCGTCCGCGCTCGCCGCGCTGCTCGCCCAGCATCTACTCGGCCCCGGAGCGCACGTCTTCGCACCCGCCGCCGCGGTCGCCACCATCGCCACCGCGATCGGCCAGCGGGCCCGGCGCACCTTCGAACTGCTCGCCGGGGTGGGGCTCGGCATCGTCATCGGGGATCTGCTGCGCTTCGCGCTCGGGTCGGGTCCGTGGCAGACCGGACTGGTCGTCGCCCTGGCGATCGCCACCGCCCTGCTGGTGGCGGGCCGGGGCGGAGCGCTGGTCGGCCAGGCGGGCGGTACCGCCGTCCTGATCTCCACGCTCGCGCCGATGGAACGCGGACTCGAGGTGCCGCGGATCCTCGACGCGCTGGTGGGCACCGGGATCGGATTGCTGGTCGTGGCGCTGCTGCTGCCGGTGAACCCGATCCGGGTGCTGGACCGGGCGGCGACGCCGATCTTCGACACGGTGACCCAGCAGCTCGACACGATCGCCGCCGCCCTGCGGCAGCGGGACGCCCACCAGGCGATCGGAGCCCTGGAACGGCTGCGCGGGCTCGAGGCGGACGTCGGCCGGTTGAACGAGGCGCTCAGCGGCGCGGAGGAGGTGGTCACCCTGGCACCGGCCCGCTGGCACCGCCGCGCGCAGTACCACCGGTACGCGCGCGGCGCGACTCACCTGGAACGGTTCGCCCTGGACGTGCGGGTGCTGGCCCGGTGGTCGTCGACCGCGATCCAGTACGACGAGCCGATCCCGGAGGAACTGCCGGCCGCCATGACGCGGCTCGGCCAAGCGGCTCGCGTGCTGCGCGAAGACTGCAGCAGGGGCGAGAAGTCCGGCCGGACGAGGGCGCTCACGCTGGAGGCGGCCGACCTGGCCGGCCGCGCGTGGGCGGAGGGGGTGCGATCGTTCGGCGAGGCGCTGATCACCGATCTCCGTGCCGCCTCGAGCGATCTGCTCCGGGCCGACGGATACGAGCCCGAGGAGGCCAACCGGCTGGTGCGGACCTCGGCCGGCGCGGGCGAGGCCGCGGTGCGTCCGCCCGTACACCGCCGGCTGCACCGGACCGGCCAGCGGCGCTTCTCCACCGGTGCCGACGGCATGGCGCGGCGCTCCGCGCTCCGGGCCAGCCTTGGCCGCAGGACGGGCCGGGCCCGGGGAATCGGACGGGCCGGGCTCCCCCGGAGAGGGAGCCCGGCCCGCTGA
- a CDS encoding DUF4442 domain-containing protein, whose protein sequence is MSIDSRQVATGMLEAVPFARTLGFEFVEVAPEADGGVRAVVRLPDSPATHNHVGGPHAGAMFTLGETASGAVVLAAFGQLLDRAVPLAVRAEIAYRKLALGPVRATARLGRPASEVTAELESGRRPEFPVEVEIATEDGTPTSAMTVVWTLRPQ, encoded by the coding sequence ATGTCCATCGACTCTCGCCAGGTGGCGACCGGCATGCTCGAGGCCGTGCCGTTCGCCCGTACGCTCGGCTTCGAGTTCGTCGAAGTCGCCCCGGAGGCCGACGGCGGCGTCCGGGCGGTCGTCCGGCTGCCCGACTCGCCGGCCACCCACAACCACGTCGGCGGCCCGCACGCCGGCGCCATGTTCACCCTCGGCGAGACCGCGTCCGGCGCGGTGGTGCTGGCCGCTTTCGGTCAGCTCCTCGACCGCGCGGTGCCGCTGGCCGTCCGGGCCGAGATCGCGTACCGCAAGCTGGCCCTGGGCCCGGTACGCGCCACCGCTCGGCTGGGCCGGCCGGCGTCCGAGGTGACGGCCGAGCTGGAGTCCGGCCGGCGGCCGGAGTTCCCGGTCGAGGTCGAGATCGCGACCGAGGACGGCACGCCGACCTCGGCGATGACCGTGGTCTGGACGTTGCGTCCGCAGTGA
- a CDS encoding glycoside hydrolase family 65 protein, with protein MIRERAYPVEPWYVREIRLDMDVLAQSESVFALSNGHVGLRGNLDEGEPHGLPGTYLNSFYELRPLPYAEAGYGFPESGQTVVNVTNGKLIRLLVDDEPLDVRYGELLSHERILDMRAGTLHRELHWRSPAGREVKVRSTRLVSFTQRAVAAINYEVEAVDGPLRLIVQSELVANETLPAQSRDPRVAAVLESPLTAEEELTTEDGGLLIHRTKVSGLRVAAAMDHEVHGPEHTTIESEGYEDWVRTTIGCVLRPGETLRVVKYLTYGWSSRRSLPALRDQVGAALAAVRLDGWDGLCREQRGYLDEFWDASDVRVEGDPEVQQAVRFGLFHVLQAGARAERRPIAAKGLTGPGYDGHAFWDTEMFVLPVLTYTQPNAVRNALYWRHATLDSARERAETLNLQGAAFPWRTIEGPESSGYWPAGTAAFHIAADVADALRRYVLVTGDEQLAQEIGLELLVETARLWRSLGHHDRHGVFHIDGVTGPDEYTAVKNDNIYTNLMAQRNLFTAAEVVGRYRDEAERLGVTDEEAASWRDAASSMHVPYDKEIDVHQQVEGFTRLQEWDFLHTPPEKYPLLLHYPYFDLYRKQVIKQADLVLAMHWRGDAFTPDQKVRNFLYYERRTVRDSSLSACTQAVLACEVGHPELGHSYLREAALMDLHDLNENTRDGVHMASLAGAWIALIAGFGGLRDHDGTLSFSPRLSSRLSRLEFSLLWRGMRLRVDVRPHQTTYALRHAEQDDVVELRHHGETLRITCDEPVTVPVPPAHPSGPPPEQPPGRGPLLRLPERET; from the coding sequence ATGATCAGGGAACGGGCCTATCCGGTCGAGCCGTGGTACGTCCGGGAGATCCGGTTGGACATGGACGTGCTGGCGCAGTCCGAGTCCGTCTTCGCCCTGTCCAACGGGCACGTCGGGCTTCGCGGCAACCTGGACGAGGGCGAGCCGCACGGCCTGCCCGGGACGTACCTGAACTCGTTCTACGAACTGCGCCCGCTGCCGTACGCGGAGGCCGGGTACGGCTTCCCGGAGTCCGGCCAGACCGTCGTGAACGTGACCAACGGCAAGCTGATCCGACTGCTGGTCGACGACGAGCCGCTGGACGTCCGGTACGGCGAACTGCTGTCCCACGAGCGGATCCTCGACATGCGCGCCGGCACCCTGCACCGGGAGCTGCACTGGCGCTCGCCGGCCGGCCGCGAGGTCAAGGTCCGCAGCACCCGGCTGGTCTCGTTCACCCAGCGGGCGGTGGCCGCGATCAACTACGAGGTGGAGGCGGTCGACGGTCCGCTGCGGCTGATCGTCCAGTCCGAGCTGGTCGCGAACGAGACGCTGCCGGCGCAGAGCCGCGACCCGCGGGTGGCGGCCGTGCTCGAGTCGCCGCTGACCGCCGAGGAGGAGCTCACCACCGAAGACGGTGGCCTGCTCATCCACCGGACCAAGGTCTCCGGGCTGCGGGTCGCCGCCGCGATGGACCACGAGGTGCACGGCCCGGAGCACACCACCATCGAGTCCGAGGGCTACGAGGACTGGGTCCGCACCACCATCGGCTGCGTGCTCAGACCGGGTGAGACGCTGCGGGTGGTCAAGTACCTGACGTACGGCTGGTCCAGCCGCCGCTCACTGCCGGCGCTGCGCGACCAGGTCGGCGCGGCGCTCGCCGCGGTCCGCCTCGACGGCTGGGACGGGCTCTGCCGGGAGCAGCGGGGCTACCTCGACGAGTTCTGGGACGCGTCGGACGTGCGGGTCGAGGGCGACCCGGAGGTCCAGCAGGCGGTCCGGTTCGGTCTGTTCCACGTGCTCCAGGCGGGCGCCCGGGCCGAGCGCCGGCCCATCGCCGCGAAGGGGCTGACCGGACCGGGGTACGACGGGCACGCGTTCTGGGACACCGAGATGTTCGTCCTGCCGGTGCTGACGTACACCCAGCCGAACGCGGTCCGCAACGCGCTCTACTGGCGGCACGCCACGCTCGACAGCGCCCGGGAGCGGGCCGAGACCCTGAACCTCCAGGGCGCGGCGTTCCCGTGGCGGACGATCGAGGGCCCAGAGTCGTCCGGCTACTGGCCCGCCGGCACCGCGGCGTTCCACATCGCCGCCGACGTCGCCGACGCGCTGCGCCGCTACGTCCTGGTCACCGGCGACGAACAGCTGGCGCAGGAGATCGGGCTGGAGCTGCTGGTGGAGACGGCGCGGCTGTGGCGGTCGCTCGGCCACCACGACCGGCACGGCGTGTTCCACATCGACGGGGTGACCGGGCCGGACGAGTACACCGCGGTCAAGAACGACAACATCTACACCAACCTGATGGCGCAGCGGAACCTGTTCACCGCCGCCGAGGTGGTGGGGCGCTACCGGGACGAGGCGGAGCGCCTCGGTGTCACCGACGAGGAGGCGGCGAGCTGGCGGGACGCGGCGTCGTCCATGCATGTCCCGTACGACAAGGAGATCGACGTTCATCAGCAGGTGGAGGGGTTCACCCGGCTCCAGGAGTGGGACTTCCTGCACACGCCGCCGGAGAAGTACCCGCTGCTGTTGCACTACCCCTACTTCGACCTGTACCGCAAGCAGGTGATCAAGCAGGCGGACCTGGTGCTCGCCATGCACTGGCGGGGCGACGCGTTCACCCCGGACCAGAAGGTCCGCAACTTCCTCTACTACGAGCGCCGCACGGTGCGGGACTCGTCGCTGTCCGCCTGTACCCAGGCGGTGCTCGCCTGCGAGGTCGGCCATCCGGAGCTGGGGCACAGCTACCTGCGCGAGGCCGCCCTCATGGACCTGCACGACCTGAACGAGAACACCCGCGACGGTGTGCACATGGCCTCGCTGGCCGGCGCCTGGATCGCGTTGATCGCCGGGTTCGGCGGCCTGCGCGACCACGACGGCACGCTGTCGTTCTCACCCCGGCTGTCCAGCCGGCTCAGCCGCCTGGAGTTCTCCCTGCTGTGGCGCGGGATGCGGCTGCGGGTGGACGTCCGGCCGCACCAGACGACGTACGCGCTGCGCCACGCGGAGCAGGACGACGTCGTCGAGCTGCGGCACCACGGCGAGACCCTTCGGATCACCTGCGACGAGCCGGTGACCGTGCCGGTGCCGCCGGCGCATCCCTCCGGGCCGCCGCCGGAGCAGCCACCGGGCCGGGGCCCGCTGCTCCGCCTGCCGGAGCGGGAGACGTGA
- a CDS encoding aminoglycoside phosphotransferase family protein, translated as MHADQVDITPDVVAALVAAQFPRWADHSVRPVVSHGTVNALFRLGEDIVLRFPLQPGPDVREALTGEQENARRIAPQVPLPVPEPLALGEPGPGYPGSWSAYRWIPGRIAGDASIDDPLRFARDLAGFVAALHRADTGGATWNGLSRGGPLHDMDRYVRRYLAESTHLVDTTGLARIWAACLDAPAHGGPDVWLHADLMPGNLLVRDGRLAAVIDLGAVCVGDPAVDLMPAWNLLNPAARGVYRRALGVDDATWERGRGWALVQAIGALAYYVDTNPVMAGTARHTLGALLAASS; from the coding sequence ATGCACGCCGACCAGGTCGACATCACCCCCGATGTCGTCGCCGCCCTCGTGGCCGCGCAGTTCCCCCGCTGGGCCGACCATTCCGTACGCCCGGTCGTCTCGCACGGCACGGTGAACGCGCTCTTCCGGCTCGGCGAGGACATCGTCCTGCGGTTCCCGCTGCAGCCCGGTCCCGACGTCCGCGAGGCGCTGACCGGCGAACAGGAGAACGCTCGCCGGATCGCTCCCCAGGTGCCCCTGCCCGTGCCCGAACCGCTCGCCCTCGGCGAGCCGGGTCCCGGCTATCCCGGCTCCTGGTCGGCGTACCGCTGGATCCCCGGCCGGATCGCGGGCGACGCGAGCATCGACGACCCGCTGCGGTTCGCGCGTGACCTCGCCGGCTTCGTCGCCGCCCTGCACCGGGCGGACACCGGCGGGGCGACCTGGAACGGCCTGAGCCGGGGCGGGCCGCTGCACGACATGGACCGGTACGTCCGCCGGTACCTGGCCGAGAGCACGCACCTCGTCGACACCACAGGGCTCGCCCGGATCTGGGCCGCCTGCCTCGACGCGCCGGCTCACGGCGGCCCCGACGTGTGGCTGCACGCCGATCTCATGCCGGGCAACCTGCTGGTCCGTGACGGCCGACTGGCCGCCGTCATCGACCTCGGGGCGGTGTGCGTCGGCGACCCGGCCGTGGACCTCATGCCGGCGTGGAACCTGCTCAACCCGGCCGCCCGGGGCGTCTACCGACGCGCGCTCGGGGTCGACGACGCGACCTGGGAACGCGGCCGGGGCTGGGCGTTGGTCCAGGCGATCGGCGCGCTCGCCTACTACGTCGACACCAACCCGGTGATGGCCGGCACCGCCCGGCACACCCTCGGCGCCCTCCTCGCCGCGTCGAGCTAG
- a CDS encoding AI-2E family transporter yields the protein MDVDDDGPGRTPGATAPDQAANGPRQAWAGLPWLVRSAVLWSACLVVVVAGLYLLGRIAVLLAPLAIAVAVTIFLTALLDPVLLLLRRLRLPASLAALLTILLLVGVLVGVGVLAWNLTAGQFDELSQQLRQGLGRTRDLVTSTLPVTDQQLDRFVERVRQGIGQGSLDPVAGARTLTEVFGSALLALVLLFFLLKDGRTMWRWVLTRMTGPNREVAAEAGRMGWRTLGAYSRGTMMIAAIDAIGIGLALVVLRVPLALPLALITFIGAFIPILGATVAGAIAVLVALAANGPTTALLTLAAVIAVQQIEGNLLEPLIMKRQVRLHPAVILVAVTAGTLIAGIAGAFVSVPITAVVWRVIDTVQQHRRTAGSPA from the coding sequence GTGGACGTGGACGACGACGGTCCCGGGCGGACGCCCGGCGCGACGGCGCCGGACCAGGCCGCGAACGGGCCGCGACAGGCCTGGGCGGGGCTGCCCTGGTTGGTCCGCTCGGCGGTGCTGTGGAGTGCCTGCCTGGTGGTGGTCGTGGCCGGGCTCTACCTGCTGGGCCGCATCGCCGTGCTGCTGGCGCCGCTGGCCATCGCGGTGGCCGTCACGATCTTCCTGACCGCGCTGCTCGATCCGGTGCTGCTCCTGCTGCGCCGGCTGCGGCTGCCCGCGTCGCTGGCCGCCCTGCTGACCATCCTGCTGCTGGTCGGCGTCCTGGTCGGGGTTGGCGTGCTGGCGTGGAACCTGACCGCCGGCCAGTTCGACGAGCTGAGCCAGCAGCTGCGGCAGGGCCTGGGCCGGACCCGCGACCTGGTCACCTCCACGCTTCCCGTGACCGACCAGCAGCTGGACCGGTTCGTCGAGCGGGTCCGGCAGGGCATCGGTCAGGGCTCGCTCGACCCGGTCGCCGGGGCCCGGACCCTCACCGAGGTGTTCGGTTCCGCGCTCCTCGCCCTGGTGCTGCTCTTCTTCCTGCTCAAGGACGGCCGGACGATGTGGCGCTGGGTGCTGACCCGGATGACCGGGCCGAACCGGGAGGTGGCCGCCGAGGCGGGACGGATGGGCTGGCGGACGCTCGGGGCGTACAGCCGGGGCACGATGATGATCGCCGCGATCGACGCCATCGGCATCGGCCTGGCGCTGGTGGTGCTCCGGGTGCCGCTCGCCCTGCCGCTGGCGCTGATCACCTTCATCGGCGCGTTCATACCGATCCTCGGCGCGACCGTGGCCGGTGCGATCGCGGTGTTGGTGGCGCTCGCCGCGAACGGGCCGACCACGGCTCTGCTGACCCTGGCCGCGGTGATCGCCGTGCAGCAGATCGAGGGCAACCTGCTCGAGCCGCTGATCATGAAGCGGCAGGTTCGGCTGCATCCCGCGGTGATCCTGGTGGCGGTCACCGCCGGCACGCTGATCGCCGGCATCGCCGGCGCCTTCGTCTCGGTCCCGATCACCGCCGTCGTCTGGCGCGTCATCGACACCGTCCAACAGCACCGCCGCACCGCCGGGTCACCGGCGTAG
- a CDS encoding TIGR03618 family F420-dependent PPOX class oxidoreductase, which translates to MPSTHRLDVRDERVVEFCRERHLATLTTLRPDGTPHVVPVGVTLDPAAGLARVITSETSRKARHVAAAGAQGAPVAVCQVDGRRWLTIEGRAVVRSDAATVAEAERRYAERYRTPRPNPARVVIEITVTGLLGGL; encoded by the coding sequence ATGCCGAGCACGCACCGGTTGGACGTACGGGACGAGCGGGTCGTCGAGTTCTGCCGGGAGCGGCACCTCGCCACGCTCACCACGCTGCGCCCGGACGGCACCCCGCACGTGGTACCGGTCGGGGTCACCCTCGACCCCGCCGCCGGCCTGGCCCGGGTCATCACCAGTGAAACCTCCCGGAAGGCCCGCCACGTGGCCGCGGCGGGCGCGCAGGGCGCCCCGGTGGCGGTCTGCCAGGTCGACGGCCGGCGGTGGCTCACCATCGAGGGCCGGGCGGTCGTGCGGTCGGATGCGGCCACGGTGGCGGAGGCGGAACGTCGCTACGCGGAGCGCTACCGCACGCCGCGCCCGAATCCCGCCCGGGTGGTCATCGAGATCACCGTGACCGGGCTGCTGGGCGGTCTCTGA
- a CDS encoding C39 family peptidase — MNPIIHKSGLSVAGLLVAGGCVLGPAVAAQAAPAQTGPATSTQSDKGGQHDRRAERTLGIDYQAQPNFYYCGPAATRIALSAQGKAISQDDVAAMLGTTEAGTASALDTTRVLNELTGGKYKTTEIRDSVAKPEQVERLRTDVMTALDAGRPVVANVKGTAVDAKGVPHSYEGGHYLTLVGYRDGGDAIQIADPADPTDGEYWMPLGKVANWIAERGYSS; from the coding sequence ATGAACCCGATCATTCACAAGAGCGGCCTCTCTGTCGCCGGCCTCCTGGTCGCCGGCGGGTGCGTGCTGGGTCCCGCGGTCGCCGCGCAGGCGGCTCCGGCCCAGACCGGCCCGGCGACGTCCACCCAGTCCGACAAGGGTGGCCAGCACGACCGGCGGGCCGAGCGGACGTTGGGCATCGACTACCAGGCCCAGCCGAACTTCTACTACTGCGGTCCGGCCGCGACCCGGATCGCGCTCTCCGCGCAGGGCAAGGCGATCTCGCAGGACGACGTCGCCGCCATGCTGGGGACCACCGAGGCCGGCACCGCCTCGGCTCTGGACACCACCCGGGTGCTCAACGAGCTGACCGGTGGCAAGTACAAGACCACCGAGATCCGTGACTCGGTGGCCAAGCCGGAGCAGGTCGAGCGGCTGCGTACCGATGTGATGACCGCGCTGGACGCGGGCCGGCCGGTGGTGGCCAACGTCAAGGGCACGGCGGTGGACGCGAAAGGCGTTCCGCACTCGTACGAGGGCGGCCACTACCTGACCCTGGTCGGCTACCGGGACGGTGGGGACGCGATCCAGATCGCCGACCCGGCCGACCCGACCGACGGTGAGTACTGGATGCCTCTCGGCAAGGTCGCCAACTGGATCGCCGAGCGCGGCTACTCCTCCTGA
- a CDS encoding YkvA family protein: protein MSREAWIVVVIAGIVALATLVGAVLLAVRIVRARRMLGALGASGKVAFYGALIYAIFPVDLLPDPIYLDDMGVLAGALLYLTRLAHRHRTAARRLPGQPDAPPESGRARRPVR from the coding sequence ATGTCCCGGGAGGCGTGGATCGTCGTGGTGATCGCCGGCATCGTGGCGCTGGCCACACTGGTCGGTGCCGTGCTGCTAGCGGTCCGGATTGTCCGGGCCCGCCGCATGCTCGGCGCGCTCGGCGCGAGCGGCAAGGTGGCCTTCTACGGCGCCCTGATCTACGCGATCTTCCCCGTCGACCTGCTGCCCGACCCGATCTACCTCGACGACATGGGCGTCCTCGCCGGGGCGCTGCTCTACCTCACGCGGCTGGCCCACCGGCACCGCACGGCCGCGCGTCGGCTCCCCGGGCAGCCGGACGCGCCGCCGGAATCGGGCCGGGCCCGCCGGCCTGTGCGGTGA
- a CDS encoding antitoxin has translation MRDFMDKAKDFANKHDQQVDQGLKKAGEMADRRTGGKYKDQIDKGVDRAQARTGEGDQVR, from the coding sequence GTGCGCGACTTCATGGACAAGGCCAAGGACTTCGCGAACAAGCACGACCAGCAGGTGGACCAAGGGCTGAAGAAGGCCGGTGAGATGGCCGACCGGCGCACCGGCGGCAAGTACAAGGACCAGATCGACAAGGGTGTCGACCGGGCCCAGGCACGCACCGGTGAGGGTGACCAGGTTCGCTGA